The sequence attttatattaaaaatctagATTTCAGGCGTCTCTTAAGAAAATGGGATGATCATCCGATTCCAGGCCAGCCTTCTAGCCTGGTGGTTTGTCTCGCTTTAGGCCCCACTTTAAATGGAACATGTCTGCTTCGTGGTGCCACAGTCCTCCCCAGTCTCTCGGAGCCCCTTGAGTGGCAGCTGCCCTGATCGTCATGCTCATACATTTTCCTCCTTACCCGCCTGACTTACTCTCAGCACtacccgccgggctcctctgggCATCTGACATGTAACCCCTGCCTCCCACTTCTCTCGCTTGCTTCTGACCCCTGTGCTGTCATCCTGTGTCCCCACACTCCCCCAGATATGCTAATCGAAGGCCAGGACAACCCAGTGACAGCTCACTGCCGTCCTCTCCCCACAGTGCCCTGGGCTTGCTGTACTTCATCCGGCGAGGGAAGCAGTGTCTGGATTTCACGGTCACTGTCCATTTCTTTCACCTCCTGGGCTGCTGGCTCTACAGCTCCCGTTTCCCCTCGGCGCTGACCTGGTGGCTGGTCCAGGCCGTGTGCATTGCACTCATGGCTGTCATCGGGGAGTACCTATGCATGCGGTCGGAGCTCAAGGAGATCCCCCTCAACTCAGCCCCGAAGTCCAGTGTGTAGTGTTGGGTCCTTTGGATACCCTGCTGGGCACTTGACCACCCCTCCAACCCCTTGGGCTGCTCGGACCGCCAGATGAGGTCCAGCCCAGGCCTGAGAGGAACCCGGGAAATGTGAAGTCTTGGTTGGTGTCGGGGAGACAGTGAGGTCCCCGTCAAGAAGGTGGGTAGCGGGGCAGGATCAGAGCTGCAAGAACCACCTCTGTCCGCGGAAGCCTTGGTGTCTGGGAGGTCGGCGTGGGCACC is a genomic window of Bos mutus isolate GX-2022 chromosome 13, NWIPB_WYAK_1.1, whole genome shotgun sequence containing:
- the SYS1 gene encoding protein SYS1 homolog isoform X1, which produces MAGQFRSYVWDPLLILSQIVLMQTVYYGSLGLWLALVDGLVHSSPSLDQVFDAEILGFSTPPGRLSTMSFVLNALTCALGLLYFIRRGKQCLDFTVTVHFFHLLGCWLYSSRFPSALTWWLVQAVCIALMAVIGEYLCMRSELKEIPLNSAPKSSV